One window of the Zea mays cultivar B73 chromosome 3, Zm-B73-REFERENCE-NAM-5.0, whole genome shotgun sequence genome contains the following:
- the LOC103651119 gene encoding subtilisin-like protease SBT3.5, with amino-acid sequence MSNEAYIGKTKMALYSSMRAHLALLLCFCVLLSGVNGGSRKTYIVYLGDVKHEHPNDVIASHHDMLTAVLGSKEDTLDSIIHNYKHGFSGFAALLTEEQAKQLAEFPKVISVEPSRSYTTTTTRSWDFLGLNYQMPSELLHRSNYGEDIIIGVIDTGIWPESRSFSDEGYGPVPSRWKGVCQVGEGWGSNNCSRKIIGARFYSAGVAEEDLEIDYLSPRGASGHGTHTASTAAGSVVEAVSFYGLAAGTARGGAPRARIAVYKALWGRGAGTGNTATLLAAIDDAIHDGVDVLSLSLVGVENTFGALHAVQKGIAVVYAAGNSGPASQTVRNTAPWVLTVAASQIDRSFPTTVTLGNKQQIVGQSLYYYGKNSTGSSFKPLVHGGLCTADSLNGTEVRGRVVLCASDIESPLAPFLDALTNVLDAGASGLIFGEYTKHIIDATADCRGIACVLVDSTTALQIDRYMSDASSPVAMIEPARTITGKEALAPTIAELSSRGPSIEYPEVIKPDIAAPGASILAAVKDAYGFKSGTSMATPHVSGIVALLKALHPNWSPAALKSAIMTTASVTDERGMPILAQGLPRKIADPFDYGAGHINPNRAADPGLIYDIEPNDYNKFFRCSFRKPIQRCNATTLPGYHLNLPSISIPDLRRPIIVSRTVTNVGEADAVYHAAIESPAGVKIDVEPSVLVFNATNKVATFQVNLSPLWRLQGDYTFGSLTWYNGPKTVRIPIAVRMTVYDFYADVA; translated from the exons CAAGGAAGATACTCTGGACTCCATCATCCACAACTACAAGCATGGCTTCTCGGGCTTCGCAGCACTGCTTACTGAAGAGCAAGCTAAGCAGCTTGCAG AGTTTCCAAAAGTCATCAGTGTGGAACCAAGCAGAAGTTACACGACGACGACCACTCGAAGCTGGGATTTTCTTGGTCTGAACTACCAAATGCCCAGTGAGCTTCTCCATAGAAGCAACTACGGGGAGGACATAATCATCGGGGTTATTGACACCG GTATCTGGCCAGAGTCAAGGAGCTTCAGCGACGAAGGGTACGGGCCTGTACCGTCACGGTGGAAAGGCGTGTGCCAAGTCGGAGAGGGCTGGGGCAGCAACAACTGCAGCCGCAAGATCATCGGCGCGCGCTTCTACAGCGCGGGCGTGGCCGAGGAAGATCTTGAGATCGACTACCTGTCGCCTCGGGGCGCCAGCGGCCACGGCACACACACGGCGTCCACCGCGGCAGGGTCCGTCGTGGAGGCGGTCAGCTTCTACGGCCTTGCCGCGGGCACGGCACGCGGCGGCGCGCCCAGGGCCCGCATCGCGGTGTACAAGGCCTTATGGGGCCGTGGGGCTGGCACGGGCAATACCGCCACTTTGCTCGCGGCCATCGACGACGCCATCCACGACGGGGTAGACGTCCTGTCACTCTCCCTCGTCGGCGTTGAGAACACATTCGGCGCCCTGCACGCCGTCCAGAAGGGGATCGCCGTCGTGTACGCCGCGGGGAACTCTGGGCCGGCGTCGCAGACAGTCCGGAACACTGCTCCCTGGGTCCTCACCGTGGCGGCGAGCCAGATTGATCGTTCGTTCCCGACCACTGTAACGCTGGGAAACAAGCAACAGATCGTG GGTCAATCCCTGTACTACTATGGGAAGAACTCGACGGGAAGCAGTTTCAAACCTCTTGTACATGGAGGCTT ATGCACCGCCGACTCTTTGAACGGCACGGAAGTGAGAGGCCGAGTTGTGCTCTGTGCATCCGACATTGAATCACCGCTTGCGCCTTTCCTAGACGCGTTAACAAACGTCCTGGACGCCGGGGCCTCTGGTCTTATCTTTGGTGAATACACCAAGCATATAATCGATGCCACAGCTGATTGTAGAGGCATTGCATGTGTTCTTGTGGACTCGACCACCGCCCTTCAAATCGACAGATACATGTCGGATGCAAG CTCTCCTGTGGCCATGATCGAACCAGCGCGCACCATTACTGGTAAGGAGGCACTGGCCCCAACCATCGCAGAACTTTCCTCAAGAGGTCCATCCATCGAGTACCCTGAAGTAATCAAG CCTGACATCGCAGCACCTGGAGCCAGCATCTTAGCAGCGGTGAAAGATGCATATGGATTTAAATCAGGGACATCGATGGCAACACCACACGTGTCAGGCATCGTAGCACTGCTGAAAGCATTGCACCCAAATTGGTCCCCGGCTGCACTGAAATCAGCCATCATGACAACAG CATCTGTAACTGATGAACGTGGAATGCCAATACTGGCACAGGGATTGCCCAGAAAGATCGCTGACCCGTTCGACTACGGAGCAGGGCACATAAACCCGAACAGGGCAGCTGATCCTGGTCTCATTTACGACATTGAACCTAATGACTACAACAAGTTCTTCAGGTGCAGCTTCAGGAAACCCATACAGCGATGCAACGCGACAACGTTGCCTGGGTATCACTTGAACCTGCCATCCATCTCCATTCCAGATCTGAGGCGGCCGATCATTGTATCGAGAACAGTCACAAATGTAGGCGAGGCTGATGCAGTCTACCACGCTGCAATAGAGAGCCCAGCTGGAGTCAAGATCGATGTTGAGCCGTCTGTTCTTGTGTTCAACGCGACAAACAAAGTTGCCACGTTTCAGGTGAACTTATCGCCTCTCTGGAGGTTACAAGGGGACTACACGTTTGGTAGCCTTACTTGGTACAACGGCCCAAAGACGGTGCGGATTCCAATAGCAGTCCGAATGACAGTTTATGATTTCTATGCAGATGTTGCATAA